A window of Formosa sp. Hel1_31_208 contains these coding sequences:
- a CDS encoding PUR family DNA/RNA-binding protein — translation MSDHGMMEKEEIYSKVLRAGRRTYFFDVRATKAGDYYLTVTESKKFTNDDGSFHYKKHKIYLYKEDFSEFNNILQEMTDYIIAEKGDEVISERHQKDFKKDEYTVNDDVAEGGESNNDSDSADKFTDISFEDI, via the coding sequence ATGAGCGATCACGGAATGATGGAAAAAGAGGAGATATATTCAAAAGTATTAAGAGCAGGGCGAAGAACCTATTTTTTTGATGTAAGAGCAACTAAAGCGGGAGACTATTATCTTACAGTCACAGAAAGCAAAAAATTTACAAACGATGATGGATCTTTTCACTACAAAAAACACAAGATCTATTTATATAAAGAAGATTTCTCAGAATTCAATAACATTTTACAAGAGATGACTGATTATATCATCGCTGAAAAAGGGGATGAAGTGATTAGTGAGCGTCATCAAAAAGACTTTAAAAAAGATGAATATACCGTGAATGATGACGTGGCTGAAGGAGGCGAAAGCAACAATGATTCAGACTCAGCAGATAAATTTACAGACATCAGTTTTGAGGATATTTAA
- a CDS encoding YdeI family protein → MQKVYSVEEYIEINAHYADELSLLRKIINSTGLEESIKWSMPTYCLKGKNVLGIGAFKHHFCLWFHQGVFLKDEHNLLINAQEDKTKALRQMRFEKKADINEPAVLAYVKEAIENQRLGREIKPTRKIKDLLIPSELKGVLKSNTKLNTGFKALTPGKQREYCAYISEAKRDATKQSRLKKITPMIINGIGLNDKYKNG, encoded by the coding sequence ATGCAAAAAGTTTATTCTGTAGAGGAATATATTGAGATTAATGCACATTATGCAGATGAACTTTCACTCTTACGAAAGATCATCAATTCTACAGGGTTAGAGGAATCAATAAAGTGGAGTATGCCAACCTACTGTCTTAAAGGCAAAAATGTCCTAGGTATTGGTGCTTTTAAACATCATTTCTGCTTGTGGTTTCATCAAGGAGTATTTCTAAAAGATGAGCATAATCTCTTAATTAATGCTCAAGAAGATAAGACAAAAGCGCTACGTCAAATGCGCTTTGAGAAAAAAGCAGACATCAATGAGCCTGCCGTTTTAGCTTATGTGAAAGAGGCCATAGAAAACCAACGGTTAGGTCGAGAAATAAAGCCTACTCGCAAAATCAAAGACCTACTCATCCCAAGTGAATTAAAAGGTGTTTTAAAATCCAATACAAAACTAAACACAGGTTTTAAAGCCTTAACACCTGGGAAACAACGTGAATACTGCGCCTATATTAGTGAAGCCAAACGCGACGCGACTAAACAATCGCGATTAAAAAAAATAACGCCAATGATTATCAACGGTATTGGACTAAATGACAAGTATAAAAACGGTTAA
- a CDS encoding Glu/Leu/Phe/Val dehydrogenase, producing MTSDVISSKELTKIDPVFGQKSFDNHEQIVFCNDKDTGLKAIIGIHNTVLGPALGGTRMWSYTNEWEALNDVLRLSRGMTFKSAITGLNLGGGKAVIIGDAKTQKTPELMKKFGEFVHSLSGRYITAEDVGMTTDDMDTVREVTPYVTGISEHKGGAGNPSPITAYGVFMGMKAAAKFKYGSEVLEDKSIFVQGIGHVGESLVEHLLNEGAKVTIADINQERLEEVRAKHDVTIYGGQDIYAEPMDIYAPCALGATINDDTINKLQADIIAGAANNQLADEIKHGKLLQDKGIVYAPDFLINAGGIINVYAELENYDKQEIMRKTENIYNTTLEIFERAKQNGVTTNVAALNIAKERIETRKREQAK from the coding sequence ATGACATCAGACGTTATAAGTTCTAAAGAACTCACAAAAATTGACCCAGTATTCGGTCAAAAATCCTTTGATAATCACGAGCAAATCGTTTTTTGCAACGACAAAGATACTGGTTTAAAAGCAATAATTGGTATTCATAATACAGTTTTGGGCCCTGCACTTGGCGGTACCAGAATGTGGTCCTATACTAATGAATGGGAAGCCCTTAATGATGTGCTAAGACTTTCCCGCGGTATGACGTTTAAATCAGCAATTACGGGTTTAAATCTTGGTGGAGGAAAAGCGGTTATTATCGGAGACGCTAAAACACAAAAAACACCAGAATTAATGAAAAAATTTGGTGAATTTGTACATTCTTTAAGTGGACGTTATATTACAGCTGAAGATGTGGGAATGACAACCGATGATATGGATACGGTAAGAGAAGTAACACCTTATGTTACAGGTATATCTGAACATAAGGGAGGCGCTGGTAACCCTTCGCCAATTACAGCTTATGGCGTATTTATGGGTATGAAGGCGGCTGCAAAATTTAAATATGGTAGTGAAGTTTTAGAAGATAAATCAATATTCGTTCAGGGTATCGGTCATGTTGGAGAATCGTTAGTAGAGCATTTATTAAATGAAGGCGCTAAGGTCACGATTGCAGATATCAATCAAGAACGTTTGGAAGAAGTTAGAGCGAAGCATGATGTAACGATTTACGGAGGACAAGATATTTATGCTGAGCCTATGGATATATATGCACCTTGTGCCTTAGGAGCGACGATAAATGATGATACCATCAATAAATTACAAGCGGATATTATCGCAGGAGCTGCTAATAATCAGTTGGCAGATGAAATTAAACACGGAAAATTATTACAAGATAAAGGAATAGTTTACGCACCAGATTTCTTAATCAATGCAGGTGGTATTATTAATGTTTACGCCGAACTAGAGAATTACGATAAGCAAGAAATTATGCGTAAAACTGAAAACATCTACAATACAACCTTAGAGATTTTTGAACGTGCTAAACAAAATGGAGTCACAACAAACGTTGCGGCATTGAATATAGCAAAAGAACGCATCGAAACAAGAAAAAGAGAACAGGCAAAATAA
- a CDS encoding DUF1573 domain-containing protein, which produces MKKAILALSALCLVAFTSCKEDATSKINSDNVAAAAERDASAADFPVITFEETEHDFGTIINGTPVETKFKYTNTGKTPLVVSNIKSTCGCTVPSDWNRDPLAAGESAEFTVKFNGKGSNQVQKSITLTTNTEKGSEVVKIKAFVQPDPNAPAKKAGTASIKSVQ; this is translated from the coding sequence ATGAAAAAAGCAATTTTAGCGTTAAGCGCATTATGTTTAGTAGCTTTCACATCTTGTAAAGAAGATGCTACTAGTAAGATCAATTCTGATAACGTAGCGGCAGCTGCTGAGAGAGATGCAAGTGCTGCAGATTTTCCAGTAATCACTTTTGAAGAAACCGAACACGATTTTGGAACTATCATCAATGGCACGCCAGTTGAAACAAAATTCAAATACACTAACACAGGAAAAACTCCATTAGTTGTTAGTAATATCAAAAGTACTTGTGGTTGTACTGTACCATCAGATTGGAACAGAGACCCTTTAGCTGCAGGTGAGTCTGCTGAGTTTACAGTGAAATTTAACGGAAAAGGATCGAATCAAGTTCAAAAGTCAATTACCTTAACAACAAACACCGAAAAAGGTTCTGAAGTTGTAAAGATTAAAGCTTTTGTTCAACCAGATCCTAATGCACCAGCTAAAAAAGCAGGTACAGCTTCAATAAAATCAGTTCAGTAG
- a CDS encoding quinone-dependent dihydroorotate dehydrogenase translates to MYKLLLRPLLFQFDPESVHHFTFSLIRNVSKIPGMKALFRSLYLVKDKSLERELFGITFKNPVGLAAGFDKNAVLYNELANFGFGFIEIGTVTPRGQVGNPKKRLFRLKDDYGIINRMGFNNDGLEAAIEELKKNKGQLIIGGNIGKNTDTKPENYTIDYLDCFKGLHPYVDYFVLNVSCPNVDSHAKLNDKDYLIELISEVQKANHTFEVQKPILLKIAPDLNTHQLDEIIELISETKLDGVIASNTSKDRNGLKASNDRLKEIGNGGLSGQPIKDKSTQVIKYLADKSNKAFPIIGVGGIHSATDAIEKMEAGADLVQIYTGFIYEGPKLIKDINKALIKKAN, encoded by the coding sequence ATGTACAAGCTTTTATTACGACCCTTACTATTTCAATTTGATCCAGAAAGCGTACACCATTTCACCTTTTCTTTAATTCGAAATGTGTCCAAGATTCCTGGGATGAAGGCCTTATTTAGAAGTTTATACCTGGTTAAGGATAAAAGTTTAGAACGAGAATTATTCGGTATAACCTTTAAAAATCCAGTAGGTCTTGCTGCTGGTTTTGATAAGAATGCTGTCCTGTATAATGAACTGGCTAATTTTGGTTTTGGGTTTATTGAAATTGGTACAGTTACGCCAAGAGGTCAAGTTGGTAATCCGAAAAAACGTTTATTCCGACTGAAAGATGACTATGGGATAATTAACCGAATGGGATTTAATAATGACGGTTTAGAGGCTGCGATTGAAGAGCTGAAAAAAAATAAAGGACAATTAATCATTGGCGGAAATATTGGAAAAAACACTGATACAAAACCTGAAAATTACACCATAGACTATCTGGATTGTTTTAAAGGTTTGCATCCGTACGTTGATTATTTTGTACTAAACGTGAGTTGTCCAAATGTTGATAGTCATGCTAAATTGAACGATAAAGATTATCTTATAGAGCTCATTTCTGAAGTGCAAAAAGCAAATCATACCTTCGAAGTACAAAAACCTATTTTGCTGAAAATTGCACCAGACCTTAACACACATCAATTGGATGAAATTATAGAGCTTATTTCAGAAACAAAATTAGACGGAGTTATCGCGAGTAATACATCTAAAGACCGAAACGGTTTAAAAGCATCCAATGATAGGCTTAAAGAGATTGGAAATGGAGGGTTAAGTGGTCAGCCTATAAAAGACAAATCAACTCAAGTCATAAAGTATTTGGCAGACAAAAGCAATAAGGCCTTTCCAATTATTGGAGTAGGTGGTATTCATTCCGCTACTGATGCCATAGAAAAAATGGAAGCAGGTGCAGATTTGGTTCAAATCTATACAGGTTTTATTTATGAGGGTCCGAAATTAATTAAAGACATCAACAAAGCACTCATAAAAAAGGCGAATTGA
- the yajC gene encoding preprotein translocase subunit YajC — protein sequence MGEIGNFLPFIAMFAVVYFFMIAPQMKRAKQEKAFAASLKRGDKVVTKSGMHGKIVDLNDKDNSCVIETLAGKIKFERSALSMEISKKLNAPAKTK from the coding sequence ATGGGAGAAATTGGAAATTTTTTACCGTTTATAGCCATGTTTGCGGTGGTATACTTCTTTATGATTGCGCCACAAATGAAACGTGCAAAGCAAGAAAAAGCATTTGCAGCGAGTTTAAAACGCGGTGATAAAGTGGTTACTAAGAGCGGTATGCATGGCAAGATTGTTGATTTAAATGATAAAGACAACAGCTGTGTTATTGAAACACTTGCAGGAAAAATCAAATTTGAACGCTCAGCGCTTTCAATGGAAATTAGCAAGAAACTCAACGCTCCTGCCAAAACAAAATAG
- the nusB gene encoding transcription antitermination factor NusB yields MQTLYASKGSESDNIKNNEKFLLLSLNSMYDLFLAQLSLLIEVHKKAKDRLDKNQLKLLATQEDKNPNAKFINNEVLVLLSTNEALQELIEDQKENLWYLDFEYVDVIFKVIIESDIYKDYMATKTSTFKEDKNFIIDIFTEIIAPNDKLYDYFEDKRITWLDDLPVVNTAILKLLKKVKAASDGNMFTPELFKDLEDKEFGLDLLKKTILNQGVFNTEIASKTKNWDADRITQIDTVLMQMAICEFQKFPSIPVKVTINEYLEIAKEYSTPKSSTFINGILDKILKEYSEEGQFNKIGRGLL; encoded by the coding sequence ATGCAAACGCTTTACGCTTCTAAAGGAAGTGAAAGTGATAACATAAAAAACAACGAAAAATTTCTACTTCTAAGTCTGAATAGTATGTATGATCTGTTCTTGGCGCAATTATCTCTTCTCATTGAAGTTCATAAAAAGGCGAAGGACCGCTTAGATAAAAACCAGTTAAAACTTTTAGCGACTCAAGAAGACAAGAATCCAAATGCTAAGTTTATAAATAACGAAGTGTTAGTGTTGTTAAGTACAAATGAAGCCTTACAAGAACTTATTGAAGATCAGAAGGAAAACTTATGGTACTTAGATTTTGAATATGTAGATGTCATTTTCAAGGTCATAATAGAGAGTGATATCTATAAAGATTACATGGCTACAAAGACGTCTACTTTCAAGGAGGACAAGAATTTTATCATTGATATATTTACTGAAATTATTGCGCCAAATGATAAGCTCTATGATTATTTTGAAGATAAACGTATCACATGGTTGGATGATTTACCCGTAGTAAATACAGCTATTTTGAAACTTCTTAAAAAAGTAAAGGCCGCTTCTGATGGTAATATGTTTACCCCAGAATTGTTTAAAGATTTGGAAGACAAAGAATTTGGATTGGATCTGCTAAAAAAAACAATATTGAATCAAGGGGTTTTTAATACTGAAATAGCGTCGAAGACTAAAAATTGGGATGCAGATCGAATTACACAAATTGATACTGTGCTCATGCAAATGGCTATCTGTGAATTCCAGAAATTTCCATCAATACCAGTGAAAGTTACAATTAACGAGTATTTGGAAATTGCAAAAGAGTACTCAACACCTAAAAGTAGTACCTTTATTAATGGCATTTTAGATAAAATACTTAAGGAGTATTCAGAGGAAGGACAATTCAATAAAATAGGTCGCGGATTACTATAG
- a CDS encoding ABC transporter ATP-binding protein yields MKELKHINKYFYKYRYRLLFGILITVGAKIFALFTPRFIGKSITTISKAFDGEISNEVFRQELATNIMYLIGAAVITGIFTFLMRQTIINVSRYIEYDLKNEVYQQYQNLSLNFYKANRTGDLMNRISEDVGKVRMYAGPAIMYTINTVTLFVVALIYMVSVAPKLTLYTVLPLPILSIIIYKLSKIINKRSRIVQEYLSHLSTYTQESFSGISVIKSYGIENANYDEFNALSEESKQKQIDLTKVQALFFPSMILLIGISNILVAYIGGMQYINGEIKEIGTIAEFLIYVNMLTWPVATVGWVTNLVQQAEASQKRINEFLKQEPDIKNLNTTPSEINGNIEFKNVTYVYPDTNIKALDGISFTLHKGETLAILGKTGSGKSTILDLLGRLYDVQDGQILIDGINIDQVNLKSLRDGIGYVPQDAFLFSDTIANNIKFGKEDATDDEVIRAAKLADVHRNITKFKKGYQTKLGERGITLSGGQKQRISIARAIIEAPEIMLFDDCLSAVDTETEEKILKSLREISDGKTTIIVSHRVSSAKDADKIIILEDGKIVQHGTHETLVNTDGYYKELYIKQLSTKEL; encoded by the coding sequence ATGAAGGAACTTAAACATATTAATAAATACTTTTATAAGTATCGTTACAGATTGTTGTTTGGTATTTTAATTACTGTTGGTGCAAAAATATTTGCACTGTTCACACCAAGATTTATCGGCAAGTCGATCACTACGATCTCAAAAGCTTTCGATGGTGAAATTTCAAATGAAGTTTTTAGACAAGAATTAGCTACAAATATTATGTATTTAATTGGTGCTGCGGTCATTACTGGTATTTTTACGTTTTTAATGCGACAAACCATTATTAATGTCTCACGTTATATCGAATATGACCTTAAAAATGAAGTCTATCAACAATATCAAAATCTATCACTTAATTTTTATAAAGCGAATCGAACTGGAGATTTAATGAATAGAATTAGTGAAGATGTGGGCAAAGTACGTATGTATGCTGGACCAGCTATAATGTACACGATTAATACAGTAACACTTTTTGTTGTAGCCTTAATTTATATGGTAAGTGTCGCACCAAAACTCACATTATACACCGTACTTCCCTTACCTATACTGTCTATTATCATATACAAACTGAGTAAAATCATTAATAAGCGTAGTCGTATCGTACAAGAGTACCTGTCACATCTATCGACGTATACTCAGGAATCATTCAGTGGTATCTCCGTGATTAAATCTTACGGCATTGAAAATGCCAACTATGACGAATTCAATGCACTTTCCGAAGAAAGCAAACAGAAACAAATCGATCTAACTAAGGTACAGGCTTTGTTTTTTCCATCAATGATTCTCTTAATTGGTATCAGTAATATCCTCGTTGCCTATATAGGCGGGATGCAATATATCAATGGTGAAATCAAAGAAATTGGAACCATTGCAGAGTTTTTAATATATGTAAATATGCTCACATGGCCTGTAGCGACCGTTGGTTGGGTTACTAATTTGGTTCAGCAGGCAGAAGCCTCTCAAAAACGAATCAATGAGTTTTTAAAACAAGAACCCGATATTAAAAATTTAAATACAACACCGTCAGAAATCAATGGCAACATTGAATTCAAGAATGTAACCTATGTGTATCCAGACACCAATATCAAAGCCCTTGACGGTATAAGTTTTACGCTTCACAAAGGGGAAACCCTTGCCATCTTAGGAAAAACAGGATCAGGGAAATCGACTATTTTAGATCTTCTTGGGCGTCTTTATGATGTTCAAGACGGACAAATTCTAATCGATGGAATAAACATTGATCAGGTTAATCTAAAAAGTTTAAGAGACGGTATTGGATATGTTCCTCAGGATGCCTTTTTATTCTCTGATACTATTGCCAATAACATCAAATTTGGTAAAGAAGACGCCACTGATGATGAAGTTATCAGAGCAGCTAAACTTGCTGATGTACATCGAAATATCACTAAATTCAAAAAAGGCTATCAAACGAAACTTGGAGAACGTGGCATTACGTTATCAGGTGGGCAAAAGCAACGTATTTCTATTGCTAGAGCTATTATTGAGGCTCCAGAAATCATGTTATTCGACGACTGTTTATCGGCTGTAGATACTGAAACTGAAGAAAAAATTCTTAAAAGCCTGCGAGAAATTTCAGATGGAAAGACAACTATTATCGTGAGTCATCGTGTGTCTTCAGCTAAAGATGCCGATAAGATAATTATCCTTGAAGATGGTAAAATCGTTCAACACGGCACTCATGAAACGTTAGTAAACACTGATGGATACTACAAAGAGCTTTATATAAAACAACTTAGTACAAAAGAATTATAA
- a CDS encoding M14 family metallopeptidase produces MKLTILLLALSFFQLNAQSQTTLDYYLPQNSTYNPTIPTPQSVIGHEVGEWHITHDKLVQYMQTIAASSDRIHIENRGATFEGRPLLLLTITSPKNHQNIDVIRTAHIASTESNSVNTSAMPIVVYQGFSIHGNEPSGSNAALLVAYHLAASESQDVKTLLDNTVILFDPSYNPDGLQRFAYWANTNRSMHLNPDPNDREYSEVWPGGRTNHYWFDMNRDWLPVQLPESRARIASFHKWLPNILTDHHEMGTNATFFFQPGIPSRTHPLTPKLNQELTKSIGNYHAQALDKIGSLYYTEESFDDFYYGKGSTFPDINGGVGILFEQASSRGHIQESDNGLLTFPFTIRNQFTAALSTLKAAKNMREDLLQYQHDFYKNARTEAAKENGKAIVFGDEKDATKTYHLAEILERQQIEFHELKNDFTSNGKRFKKGYAYIIPKNQKNTRLINAMFEKRTKFQDSLFYDVSAWTFPLAFGLDYAEGVSTANAGEKVDDLNMPSGTVTEKSQYAYLMEWHEYYTPKALNTILGSGLRAKVGMKQFSMNGKTYDYGTILIPVQNQNKSIDELYSFLQNVASDSHISIDAVNTGLTQGIDLGSNQFRALEQPKVAMIVGDGIRSYDAGEIWHLFDTRYDIRLTKLDTKSLSNVDLDRYNTIILPSGSINGNATKKLKTWVQNGGTIIGYRSAINWLKSNEFIKVDFKKMENTAQDISFEDRGNFRGAQVIGGAIFEAETDRSHPINFGFKNDRIALFRNNTMFMKADKQSYNNPIRYSKQPLLSGYISKPNLDSLSLTVPFKVKGMGRGNVVVFTDNTNFRAFWYGTNKLLMNAIFFREEL; encoded by the coding sequence ATGAAACTAACTATCCTCCTACTTGCACTGAGCTTCTTTCAGCTTAATGCTCAATCACAAACTACACTTGACTATTATCTTCCTCAAAACAGTACCTACAACCCAACTATCCCAACACCTCAATCTGTAATTGGTCATGAGGTTGGTGAATGGCATATCACACATGACAAATTAGTGCAGTACATGCAGACCATAGCTGCATCTTCAGATAGGATACACATAGAAAATAGAGGCGCTACCTTTGAAGGTAGACCTTTGCTTCTCTTGACCATTACTTCTCCTAAAAATCATCAAAATATTGATGTCATTAGAACTGCGCATATCGCTTCTACGGAGAGTAATTCGGTCAATACTAGTGCAATGCCAATAGTTGTATATCAAGGATTTTCTATACATGGAAATGAGCCTAGTGGATCTAATGCTGCGCTATTAGTGGCCTATCATTTAGCAGCCTCTGAAAGTCAAGACGTAAAAACCTTATTAGACAATACCGTTATATTATTTGATCCTTCCTACAATCCTGATGGTTTACAACGTTTTGCGTATTGGGCTAATACAAATAGAAGTATGCATTTAAATCCTGATCCTAATGACAGAGAATATAGCGAAGTATGGCCTGGTGGACGAACCAATCACTATTGGTTTGATATGAATCGAGATTGGCTTCCTGTGCAATTGCCAGAATCAAGAGCACGAATTGCCAGTTTCCATAAATGGTTGCCAAACATTCTTACCGATCATCACGAAATGGGTACCAACGCAACTTTCTTTTTCCAACCTGGAATTCCGTCGCGAACACATCCATTAACTCCAAAATTAAATCAAGAGCTCACCAAAAGTATTGGAAACTATCACGCTCAAGCTCTAGATAAAATAGGATCGCTTTACTACACCGAAGAAAGTTTTGATGACTTCTACTACGGAAAAGGATCTACCTTTCCTGATATTAATGGTGGCGTAGGTATTTTATTCGAGCAAGCCAGTTCTCGAGGACACATCCAAGAGAGTGACAATGGTTTACTTACATTTCCATTTACCATACGCAATCAATTTACGGCAGCTTTGTCAACGCTTAAAGCTGCAAAGAACATGCGAGAAGACCTATTGCAATACCAACATGATTTCTATAAAAATGCAAGGACTGAAGCCGCAAAAGAAAACGGGAAGGCTATCGTTTTTGGTGATGAAAAAGATGCAACAAAGACATATCACTTAGCAGAAATATTAGAACGTCAGCAAATTGAATTTCATGAATTGAAGAACGATTTCACGAGCAATGGAAAACGTTTCAAAAAAGGCTATGCTTATATCATTCCGAAGAATCAAAAGAACACGCGATTAATCAATGCGATGTTTGAAAAACGTACTAAATTTCAAGACAGTCTGTTTTATGATGTATCAGCTTGGACTTTTCCTTTAGCCTTTGGCCTAGACTATGCGGAGGGTGTTTCAACAGCCAATGCGGGAGAAAAAGTAGATGATCTAAATATGCCCTCAGGAACTGTGACTGAGAAAAGCCAATATGCTTACCTCATGGAATGGCACGAATACTATACTCCAAAAGCCTTAAATACAATTTTAGGTAGCGGATTACGTGCAAAAGTAGGTATGAAGCAATTTAGTATGAATGGTAAAACCTATGATTACGGTACCATCTTAATACCGGTTCAAAATCAAAACAAGTCTATTGATGAACTTTACAGTTTTCTGCAAAACGTCGCAAGCGATAGCCACATAAGCATTGATGCTGTCAATACGGGATTAACTCAAGGTATCGACTTAGGTAGTAATCAATTTAGAGCCTTAGAACAACCTAAAGTAGCTATGATTGTTGGTGATGGCATTCGCAGTTATGATGCCGGTGAAATATGGCATTTATTTGACACCCGTTATGACATTCGTTTGACTAAGTTAGATACTAAATCATTAAGCAATGTAGATTTAGACAGATACAATACAATCATTTTACCTAGCGGATCTATTAACGGTAATGCCACAAAAAAACTAAAAACATGGGTTCAAAATGGAGGCACTATTATAGGATATAGAAGCGCAATAAATTGGTTAAAAAGTAATGAATTTATAAAGGTTGACTTCAAAAAGATGGAAAACACGGCTCAGGATATTTCCTTTGAAGATCGTGGAAATTTTAGAGGTGCTCAGGTGATTGGCGGCGCTATTTTTGAAGCAGAAACTGACCGTTCTCACCCCATTAACTTTGGTTTTAAAAATGATAGAATCGCACTTTTTAGAAACAATACAATGTTCATGAAAGCTGATAAACAGAGTTACAACAACCCAATACGCTATTCTAAACAACCTTTACTCAGTGGATATATCTCTAAACCAAATCTGGATAGCTTATCTCTAACTGTTCCATTTAAAGTGAAAGGGATGGGACGAGGAAATGTAGTAGTATTCACCGATAACACCAATTTTAGAGCCTTTTGGTATGGCACCAATAAGTTATTAATGAATGCTATCTTCTTTAGAGAAGAGTTATAA
- the pepT gene encoding peptidase T codes for MITKEDIIKRFISYVTVDTESDPESDTTPSTAKQWDLANALVDELKAIGLSDISIDENAYIMATLPSNVDYKVPTIGFISHFDTTPDFTGANVKPQIIDTYDGKDIILNTKEQIVLSPDYFEDLLLYKGQTLITTDGTTLLGADDKAGITEIISAMEYLLQHPEIKHGTIRIGFTPDEEIGRGAHKFDVKKFGADWAYTMDGSQIGELEYENFNAASAKVTIKGKIVHPGYAKGKMVNSIYIATEFINSLPRMETPEHTEGYQGFFHLHNMNGKVEETVLQYIIRDHDMGHFEARKEVMQKLTNEINAQYEREVVSIEIKDQYFNMKEKVVPVMHIVDIAEEAMKQLGIEPLIKPIRGGTDGSQLSYMGLPCPNIFAGGHNFHGRYEYVPVESMIKATEVICKIAELTAVKAKK; via the coding sequence ATGATTACCAAAGAAGATATTATCAAACGTTTTATTAGTTATGTTACCGTAGATACCGAATCTGATCCAGAAAGTGATACCACTCCGAGTACAGCGAAACAATGGGATCTTGCTAACGCTTTAGTCGATGAGCTAAAGGCTATTGGTTTATCAGATATAAGCATTGATGAGAATGCCTATATCATGGCCACCTTACCTTCTAATGTTGATTATAAGGTACCAACCATTGGTTTTATTTCTCATTTTGATACGACTCCTGATTTTACCGGAGCCAATGTCAAGCCACAAATAATAGACACATACGACGGAAAGGATATTATACTAAATACAAAAGAACAAATTGTTTTGTCGCCAGATTATTTTGAAGACCTTTTACTATATAAAGGACAAACTTTAATAACAACCGACGGTACAACACTTTTAGGAGCAGATGACAAAGCAGGTATCACCGAAATAATCTCGGCAATGGAATATTTGCTACAACACCCAGAGATTAAACATGGTACGATTAGAATTGGGTTTACACCGGACGAAGAGATCGGACGAGGTGCACACAAATTTGATGTTAAAAAATTTGGTGCTGATTGGGCATATACTATGGACGGTAGTCAGATTGGTGAATTGGAATATGAAAATTTTAATGCAGCAAGCGCTAAAGTGACCATAAAAGGAAAAATTGTACATCCTGGATATGCCAAAGGAAAAATGGTTAACTCCATCTATATCGCTACAGAATTCATCAATTCCTTACCACGTATGGAAACTCCTGAGCACACAGAAGGTTATCAAGGTTTTTTCCACCTCCATAATATGAATGGTAAAGTGGAAGAAACTGTCTTACAATATATCATTAGAGATCATGATATGGGACATTTTGAGGCGCGTAAAGAAGTAATGCAAAAACTCACCAATGAAATCAATGCGCAATATGAACGTGAAGTCGTGAGTATCGAGATTAAGGACCAGTACTTTAATATGAAGGAAAAGGTCGTACCTGTAATGCATATTGTAGATATTGCCGAAGAAGCCATGAAACAACTAGGTATTGAACCACTGATAAAGCCAATTAGAGGTGGCACTGATGGTTCTCAGCTGAGTTATATGGGCTTGCCATGTCCAAATATTTTTGCTGGCGGACATAATTTCCATGGACGCTATGAATATGTCCCAGTAGAAAGTATGATTAAAGCTACTGAAGTGATTTGTAAAATTGCTGAGTTGACCGCAGTAAAAGCTAAAAAATAA